GCCTCCCTCGCCGTGCTCGAGGCGAGCCTGCACAACTGGGCCTGAGCAACCGCCCGCCGCCCCGTCTGCGGCGTTCTCGGGCCTCCGGTTTGCCTGCACCGGCGGCAAATATTTCGTAACTTCCCATCAGCGGCGTGGACTTCGAGGAGTCTGCCATGCGCAAGCTCGGCGTGCTGATGATCGCTCTCGGGATGCTGCTCTTCCTCGGCCCTGTCGTCGGGGCCAGAGTCGAACTCCTCCGCTGGACCGCGGCCGTGGACACCTGGGGCCCCATGGTCGGCCTCATGATCAAAACCGTGGTCCTGGTCATGGGCGTGGTCATGTCGCTCTCGAGCAAGGCCTAGCTCGAAGGCCCGGTCCCGGTATGCTGGACCCGGCCCGCGCCAGACCCGCGGGCCGGGGAGGCACCATGCGAAGCTGGGGCATCTGGTTCATCATCATGGGCGCGGGCTCGTTCCTGCTGCACTACATCAACATGGAGTTCATCCTGCTGAGCTGGGTGGACCTGTGGGGTGCCACCATCGGCAACGTCATCCGCGTCGGCTTCATCGCGCTGGGCATCGTCATGGTCGCCCTGGGCCGCCCCGACGCCGACGCCCCCGTGCAGAGCACCCGCCCTACCGACCAGCCGCCGCGGCCGTAACCTCTCCGCGTGGCGATGGTCACCGACATCGGCGTGTGTATCCGTCAGTGGGACTGGTCCGAGACCAGCCAGACGGTGTCCATCTTCGGGCGTGATATCGGCATCGTCCGCGGCCTCGCCAAGGGCGCGAAACGCGAGAACGCCCGCTTCTCCGGCGGGCTCGAGGTCATGACCCGCGCCGAGTACATCGTCTCGCTCAAGCCCACCGAGGGCCTGATGACCCTCGCCGCGTGGGACCTCCAGGAGACCTTCCCCGCCGCCCGCGCCTCGCTCTCGGCCTTTTACTCGGGCATGACCATGCTCGACCTCGTGCACCACGCCCTCCGCGAGCAGGACCCGCACCCGGAGCTCTTTGACGCCCTCCTCGCCGGTCTTCGCGGCCTGGGCACCCCGGCCGGCGATCGCGTCAGCCTGCTTCGCTTCCTCTGGGCCGTGCTCGGGGAGACCGGCCACCAGCCCGAGCTGGTGCGCGACGTTGACAGCGGAACCGAGCTCGCGCCCGCACGCTCCTACGCCTTCAACGCCCGCCTGGGGGGCCTCACCCGCGACGCTGGCGAGGGTGGCACCGGCGTCTGGCGCGTGCGTGCCGAGACCGTCGAGCTGCTGCGGGCCGTGGCCTTCCAGCAGTCCCTCGAGGCGGGCGATCTCGCGGGCGTCGAGCGCGCGACCAAGCTCCTCGCCCTCTACTTCCGCGAGGTCTTCGCCTGCGAGCTGCCCTCGATCAAGGTCTGGCTGAAGGACTGAGGACCCGGGGAGGCGGGCTTTCAGCCCGCACGATCAGTCCGAAATATCACGCCGGGATCAACCGCCCCGTCGTGCAAGGCTTGATCGGGAACGCCGCGGCCGTCGCCCGCAGGTCGTCCAGCGTTACCGCCCGGATCTTCGCCAGCTCCTCCTCGAGCGTCGAGTACTTCCCCAGGTACGTCCACTGCCGCCCCAGCCGGTGCATGCGGTCGTGCGGCCGCTCTCCGCCGATGGTCGCCCCCGTCGCCAGCTTGTTGAGCAGACGATCCAGGTCCTCCTGCGAAAGCGACGCCACCAGCCCATCGAGCTGCTTCTCGATCTCGGCCCAGATCTCGTCCGCACGCTCCGGATCACCGGATGCGTACACGAAGAACTCGCCGAACCCGTCGTGCGGGTCGAAGCTCGCCTGCGCATCCTCCGCCAAGCCCGTCTCGATCAGCGACCAGTGGAATCGCGAGTTGTCCGGCGCGCCCACGATCTGCGCCAGCAGCGCCGCGGCGTACCGCCGCTGGTCCGCCATCGCCGGCGCCCGGCACAGCCCCAGCATGTACGCCCGGTTCACCTTCTCGCTCTTGATCACCAGCTCACCGCCCGCGATCGGCGGGTCGGCGTTGTCCCGCCCGATGCTCGTCGATTGCCACCGCCCGCACAGCGCCTCGATCTGCCGGCCCACCTTATCGAAGTCCATGTTCCCCGCCAGCGCCACGATCGTGTTGTTGGCGCTGTAGCGATTCTCGAAGTAGGCCATCATCTCGTCGCGCTTCATCGCCTTGATGGAGTCGTCTGTCCCCAGCACGCGGTGCGACAGCGGGTGCGTGCCGAAGTGCTTCTCCAGCGTCGCCTCGTACAGCACCCAGAACGGGTTGTCCTTGTACATCGCGATCTCTTCGAGGATGACGCCTTTCTCCATGTCGAAGTCGGCCTGCCGCAGCGCCGGCCGCATCATCTGCCCCAGCATGTCCATGCCCGACTCCAGGTACTCCGGCAGCACGTGCGCGTAGAAGCAGGTCATCTCGTTGCTGGTGAACGCGTTGTTCCGCGCCCCGATCTCGTCAAAGCGACGGTTCAGCTCGTCGGCCGAGATCGTCTCCGTCCCCTTGAACATCATGTGCTCGAGGAAGTGCGACACTCCCATCAGCGGCGTCGACTCGTCCCGCGCCCCCGTCTTCACGAAGAAGCCCGCGGCCGCGGTGTGGGCGTTCCGGTCCACCTCCGCGATGATCGTGAGTCCGTTGGGGAGCCGGTGCTGCTGGAACGAGACGGTGCCTGTCGCCATGGTCCGAGTGTACGGGCACGACCGCTGCCGGTGGGGAGGGCAGGTGAGCGCGGCCGCTAACGTGCCGCGGGTTTTCCGGACGCGGGTTCACTCGCAGCCGGCTTCACCGGAGTCTTCGCCCCGGGCGCCGCCTTCGTCTCGGTCCTCGGCTGGTCCTTTGCCGCGGGCGTCCCCGCCCGAAACTCCACCACCCCCCAGCGCTCCGGCAGGTGCATGTCGATCAGCCCCATCGGCGACCACACCCAGTTGTGCTCGGGCCTGCCGGGCACCTTCACGTACTTCCCGTGCTCGATCGTCGTGTCCCACTCCACGCGGGAGAAGTTCACCTTCCACTGCTCGCCGTGCTTGGGCGCCTGCCGCTGCTCGCCGGCGTTGAGTGCCGGCTCGTGCACGGTGAACGCCGCCCATGGCAGCGCGATCTCCACATCCCACCCGCGGTCCGTGTCCGACGGGTCGTTGGTGGTCCCGTGCACCTTCACCGCCGTCTTCAGCCCCGCAATGTCGAACTCGTTCTCCCCCTTCCCGCCCTGCCGGTACGGCTTCCGCAGCAGCAGGTCCCACACCGTGTTCAGCGCGTTGACCTCCAGCTCGTAGTAGTTCTTCGTGTCGCACGAAGGGTTGAGGAACACCTCGAAGTCGTTGTCGTGGAAAATCACCGAGTCCCGCTGCGTGAGTGTCGCCCACACGTGAGGCTCTTCCATCTCGGCCGCGATGTAGAAGTGCGTGTCGTCCCAGCACATCTTGACCCGTGTGCGGTGGCGCGGGCGCGGCTTCAGGTCCCCCTCAATGTCCACGAAGTCGTCGGTCCACTGGAACGCAGCCCACTCGGGCTTGCCGATATCGCCGTCGATCACGATCGCCGTTGGCGTCCGCTCGCACGCGTACGTCTTGAAGGCCGGAGCTGGCGGCAGTGGGGGAGGCGGGGGCGGGGGCTCGAACATGGGCCGATGGTACCATCGCACCCGTGCACACCGTGGACCTCAGCGGCAACACCTGGACCGTGCGCACCGACAGCGCGGAAGCTCCTGCGCACGTGCGCGCCCGCGCCTTCGCCGCCCTCGTCCCCGGCTGCGTGCATACCGACCTGCTGCGCGCGGGCGCCATCCCCGACCCGCTCGTCGGCACCAACGAGCGCGAGACGCTCTGGATCGGCGAGTGCGACTGGGTCTACGAGCGGACCTTCACGGTCGCCCACAGTCACACCGAACGCCCCCGCCTCGAACTAGTCTGCGACGGCCTCGACACCATCGCCGAGCTGCACGTGAACGGCACGCCCATCGGCACGGCCGCGAACATGCACCACCCGCACCGGTTCGACCTCCGCGCCGCCATACAAATTGGCGAGAACCGCATCGCCATCACCTTCCGCTCCCCCCTCAAGCACATCCGCACCGAACAGTCCCGCCTCGGCCCCCGCCCCGTCAACGGCGACTGGGACCCCTACATCTTCATCCGCAAGCAGGCCAGCAGCTTCGGCTGGGACTGGGCCCCCAAGCTGCCCACCAGCGGCATCTGGCGCCCCCTTCAAATCGAAGCGTGGAGTATCGCGCGGATCGCCTCCGTCCGCCCGCAGGTCATGCGACTGGACGCGGAGCGCTGGCGCGTCTCAACGCACATTCAACTCGAGTGGGCGGACGCACAAACCCAGGCGAGCAACCTCCTGCTCGGCGCCTGCCTGCGGGGACCGGACAATAACGGCCCCAATAGATGCGATGAGTGGGACTCGGTCGTGCCAACGCCCGGACAGACAGAGTTCACGCTGGTGCACGAGGTTGACCGCCCGCGCCTGTGGTGGCCCCGTGGTTACGGCCAGCAGCCGCTGTACGCCCTCGACGTGGCCCTCCATACCGATGAGCCGCGCGAGCCCTGGGGCGTGGCCGACGGGTGGAACGGGGCCATCGGCTTCCGCGAGGTGCGGCTGCGGACCGACCCCGACGCCCACGGCACCTCCTTCGAGCTCATTGTGAACGGCAGGCCCATTTTCTGCCATGGCGCTAACTGGATCCCCGAAGGTCCGTACGCCGCAACTGCAAGTGACGAAACCGTGCGGCAGCGCGTCCAACAGGCCGCGTCGATGGGCCTGAACATGCTCCGCGTCTGGGGCGGCGGCATCTACGAGTCCGACGAGTTCTACAAGGCCTGCGATGAAGTGGGCATCCTCCTCTGGCAGGACTTCATGTTCGCCTGCGCCATGTACCCCGAGGAGCCGCCCTACCCCGCGCTCATCGAGGCCGAGGCCCGGCAACAGGTCTCGCGCCTGTCGCCGCACCCCAGCGTCGCCCTCTGGTGCGGCGGTAACGAGTGCACCTGGGCGTACGAGGCCTGGGGCAACGCCCCCGGCGAGCGGCCGTGGAAGGAGCGCCTCGACGGCCGCACGTGGGGACGCGGCTACTACCTTGACCTTCTGCCGCGCATGGTCAAGGAGCTCGACCCCACGCGCCCGTACTGGCCCAACAGCCCCTGGCCCGGGCGTGAAGGACTCGGCGGCAACTCGCCGGCTCACGGCGACCGCCACACCTGGGACCTCTCGCTCGACGGTTACACCACCATCGTCCCGCGCTTCGTGAGCGAGTTCGGCCACCAATCCCCGCCGGCCCGCGCCACGCTGCTGCAAGCTCTCACCCCCGAAGACCTCACTTTGCGATCCGCCGCTCTCGAGCACCACCAGCGGGCCACCGGCGGCACCGAGCGTCACATCAACGCCGCCATCCGCGCGACCTTTGGCGAGCCGCGCGACTTCGATCAGTGGCACCTCTGGGCGCAGCTGCTCCAGGCCCGCGCCGTCTACACCGGCTTCGCCTGGGTGCGGGTAAACCGCCGCCGCTGCATGGGCGCCCTCGTGTGGCAGCTCAATGACTGCTGGCCCGGCATGAGCTGGTCGCTGATCGACTCCGCGGGCATCGAAAAGCCCGCCGCGGCGGCCGCCAGGCACGCCCTGCTCCCCCGACAGCTCTTTCTGTTGAACGTCAGCGGATCGCCGCACCTCTACTCCGTCAACGACACGGACGAGCCATGGGACGCGCCCGTCACCGTGCAAAGGCTGAGCTTCGCAGGCGAGGTGCTCGCGCACACCAGTCTCGCGCTGAGCCTCCCTGCGAGGGCAGCCCTGCACCTCGGCCGCATGCACGACATTGTCGGATCGCCGCACCGCCCCTCCGCCGAGTTCTGCACCGCCGCGGCCGCACCACTAAAGGCCAGCGCGTTCTACGTGCCCGACAAAGAGCGCGAACAACCCGCCCCGCTCTCTGAGATCGACGCCCTCGCCATCAATCACTGGCGCAACACGGCTGCCATCAAGGACGCCAATCTCGCTACCCTCCACCCATGAACCTCACCCGCACACCTTTCGGCGTCGCCGTCAACCTCCCCTCCGGCGAGCTCCTGCCCATCCGCCACATCATCGGCATCGGCATGAACTACGCGGCCCACGCCAAGGAGCAGGGCAAGGGCGTCCCTGAGCGGCCTGTGCTGTTCACCAAAAACCCCTTCGCCGCGAGCCTCAGCGGCGACGACATCCGCATCCCCAAGGTCTGCCAGGACCGCCCGCAGGTCGACTTCGAGGCCGAACTCGGCGTGGTCATCGGCACGCAGCCCGGCGGCGCGTTCGTGCGCGACGTGCCGAAGGACAAGGCCCTCCAGTGCGTCCTCGGCTACGTCTGCGCCAACGACGTCTCCGCCCGCT
The sequence above is drawn from the Phycisphaerales bacterium genome and encodes:
- the recO gene encoding DNA repair protein RecO, producing MVTDIGVCIRQWDWSETSQTVSIFGRDIGIVRGLAKGAKRENARFSGGLEVMTRAEYIVSLKPTEGLMTLAAWDLQETFPAARASLSAFYSGMTMLDLVHHALREQDPHPELFDALLAGLRGLGTPAGDRVSLLRFLWAVLGETGHQPELVRDVDSGTELAPARSYAFNARLGGLTRDAGEGGTGVWRVRAETVELLRAVAFQQSLEAGDLAGVERATKLLALYFREVFACELPSIKVWLKD
- a CDS encoding pitrilysin family protein, translating into MATGTVSFQQHRLPNGLTIIAEVDRNAHTAAAGFFVKTGARDESTPLMGVSHFLEHMMFKGTETISADELNRRFDEIGARNNAFTSNEMTCFYAHVLPEYLESGMDMLGQMMRPALRQADFDMEKGVILEEIAMYKDNPFWVLYEATLEKHFGTHPLSHRVLGTDDSIKAMKRDEMMAYFENRYSANNTIVALAGNMDFDKVGRQIEALCGRWQSTSIGRDNADPPIAGGELVIKSEKVNRAYMLGLCRAPAMADQRRYAAALLAQIVGAPDNSRFHWSLIETGLAEDAQASFDPHDGFGEFFVYASGDPERADEIWAEIEKQLDGLVASLSQEDLDRLLNKLATGATIGGERPHDRMHRLGRQWTYLGKYSTLEEELAKIRAVTLDDLRATAAAFPIKPCTTGRLIPA
- a CDS encoding carbohydrate-binding family 9-like protein, with product MFEPPPPPPPLPPAPAFKTYACERTPTAIVIDGDIGKPEWAAFQWTDDFVDIEGDLKPRPRHRTRVKMCWDDTHFYIAAEMEEPHVWATLTQRDSVIFHDNDFEVFLNPSCDTKNYYELEVNALNTVWDLLLRKPYRQGGKGENEFDIAGLKTAVKVHGTTNDPSDTDRGWDVEIALPWAAFTVHEPALNAGEQRQAPKHGEQWKVNFSRVEWDTTIEHGKYVKVPGRPEHNWVWSPMGLIDMHLPERWGVVEFRAGTPAAKDQPRTETKAAPGAKTPVKPAASEPASGKPAAR